CGACCTCGACTCTGGCGATGCCACTTCGCGGCGACCTGACCCAATGCGAGCGTCGCACGACGGTGGTCTCGGGCGGTTCGCTGGTCGACTGGTCGCCGGGTTGCAGTTGGCCTATTCGTTGCATCACCCTCAGCACCCCCGCCGTGCCCACCTCGACCGCCTGGCTGTCGAACCTGGAGGCGCCGCCGCCCTCGTACAGCAGGGTGGTGACTCCGGCGTTCACGGCCGCCTCGCGTAGCGACCCGTCTCGAACGCGCGCGTGTATCGACAGCGGCGCGCCAAAGGCATGGGCCAGGTCCGAGGTCGACTGGTCCGACAGATCGGCGCGAATCTGAGGGTGGTTTGCCCGGTGGTCGGAGCCGGTGTGGAAGTCGATGCCGACGTCGCCGCGACGAATGACCTGGTCCATCAAAACCCGTGCGAACCGCGAAGCCAGCGAGCCGCGATTGGACCCGGGGAACGAGCGGTTCAGGTCGCGCCTGTCGGGGAAGTAGCGCTCGGAATTGGCGAAGCCTGGCACGTTCACCACAGGGCACGCCAACACGGTGCCTGCCATCTTGGTGGGGTCGGCGGTGTTGAGGACCCGCCTGATTATCTCGACTCCGACGATCTCGTCGCCGTGGATGGCACCTGTCAGCCACATGGTGGGGCCTTCGGTCACGCCATGGAGTACCACCAGGGGTATCGACATCCAGCCGCCCGAGGGCAGCTGCGCCGGCCTGAGTTCCAGTTCGGAACGTGTGCCCGGATCGATGGTGGCGCCCGCTATCGAATACGGGTTCACGAACCTGCCGCCGTCTCGGAATCTTCGGCGGGCCTGCCCGTTACGTATGACCGGCCCGGATCGACCAGGAAGCGGCGCTTCAGGGCCGAGCGGCCCAACAGCATGCGAAAGCCCATCTCGTCGCGGTTGGTCAAGGTGAGATCGATCGAGAACCGGTGCTGGCCCATCTCGATCGGTGTGCGCACCACCAACCGTTCCTCGACGCTGCCATTCGAGCTGCGCACGTGGCGTCTGTCGACCACCGGTGCTTCGACCGCCAGCACCGGCCGCTTGCGCTTTTGAACCGGATGGATCTGGAACCTGGCGATGGTCAGGCCGTCGGACTCGTACGTGGAGATGCGGTAGGCGTGGATCGCAGACGTGCGGGCCCCGGTGTCGACCTTGGCCTTGACCACAGCACCGCCAAGCTCGGTCAGAGCGACCCATTCTCGCCAGCCGACGATGGCCTTGGGTTTTGGTGCTGATCGTCGGGCAACCATCGGCGCAGAGTGTATGCCCGATGGGTCGCTCGCCCAGCTAGGGGGTCAAGCAGCTGGTTCTAGCGTTCGTTCGAAGGGTGGCTGGCCGTGGCGGCATGGTGGCTGAGGCGTTCGAACAGACGCGTGGCAGGCACGGCGAACTGGTATCCGGGGCCCATGGTCTCGCGGACCATCGCCTGGATCGACTTGGGGGAGTTGGGTGCGGTGGTCTTCATGTCTTCAGTGTCGGCATACCAGCGACATGACACAACATCCAACATCTTCTACTTTTCATCAACTTTTGTCATAGTTGGCAGGTGAATCTGGATACCGAATCGCTGCGCACGTTTCTCGCTGTACTCGACCTTGGTGGGCCGTCCAGGGCGGCCGTGCACCTGGGCCTCAGCCAGTCGGCTGTCAGCTGGAAGATCAAGCGGCTCGAGGACAAGGTCGGCCGACCGCTGCTGGTGCGCACCGGGCATTCGTTGCGTCCCACCCGTGACGGCGCCCTGGTGATGGAGGAGGCGCGGCGCATCGTCGAGGCCCACGATGAGCTGGTCGATCGGCTGTCTCGGTCTGACCTAACCGGGCGCGTCAGGTTGGGGGCGACCGAGGAGGTGTCTTCGGTGTGTGTCAGCGCGGTGCTGGCGGGCTTCAACCGACGCCATCCCGAGGCCTGGGTCGAGTTCTTCGTCGACCGCAACCTCGACCTCGAAGACATGATGCGCAGGGGCGCACTCGACATCGCCGTGCTGCAATTGGGCGAGCAGGTTCCCAAGGGTGACGTCGTGTTGGTTCGCGACGAGCTGGTGTGGGTGTGCTCTCCCGATGCGCCCTACGCAACGGGCGACGTGCCGCTGATCACCTTTGGCCCGAGGGGGTTCTACGGGCCTATCGCCCGGGCATCGCTCGATGCCGCGGGCATCGACTACTGGACGGCCTTCTCTGGGCCCAGCTCGGCGGGCGTTTTGGCCGCGGTCGAAGCGGGCCTCGGTGTCGCCCTTCTCAGCCGCCGGGCGGTGGGGGGCAACGTCATCGAATGGCCCAGGTCGTCACGGTTGCCCGCGCTTGCCCAGGGCAACACGGTCGCCAGGGTGGCGCCGGGCCAGCCGTCGGAGGTCGCGTCCGAGCTGCTCGGCGACCTGGTCAGCGAGCTCGCCGCGGCGCTGGAAGCCGAAGCCGTGTCGTGGCCCGCCCAAAGGTGACCCCCTTACCCACCGACCCCCTAGCCCCGCCCCGCCCACTCGGAAGTGTCTGTCTCTGGCGCCCCTATCGGGGCGCCGAGACAGTGCGGTTGGTCCAAATCGGTACCGACCTTTGTTGGCCGAAACGCAACCCGGTGTTCATCGGGTTGTAGGCCGCGGCACCTAGCATCGCCCGGCGATGGCAGATCTCTTCATCGACCCAGGCATCGACCCGTTCATCGAAGTAGACGGCACCTTCAACTTTCGCGATGTCGGCGGTCGCCACACCCGCGACGGGGGCAAGACTCGCACCGGTGTCTTGTACCGCTCGGCTGCACTCGACCGTCTGACCGAACGGGGTCGCACGGTCCTCGATTCGCTGGGCATCGGCCTGGTGGTCGATGTGCGGTCGTTGGCCGAACTAGAGCGCCACGGTCGGTTTGCCTTCGAGGGTTCGAGCATCGAATGGCATCACGTCGACTCGGGCTTCGGGCCGCCGGTGGCCGCCGAACGGCCGGGCGACAACGAGGTATTCGAGGCCGACGATCCGATGAGTGTGGTGTTCAGGATGATCGTCGAGGTGGCCGACAGCCTCCTGGCCACCCCGCTTCAGCTGTTCGCCCGAACAGATCAGCCGATGGTGTTCCACTGCACATCGGGAAAGGATCGCACCGGTTTCATCGCGTTCCTGGTCCAGATGATCGCTGGCGTCGACCCAGAGGATGCCTTCGAGGATTTCGAGTTGAGCGCCGCGGCGATGGGAACCGTCCGGGCCGACATGGAGGCCCGGTTTCCGGAGATGGCCAAACTCGAGCCGCACAAGCTCGACCGCATGGCGGGCGCCGACCGCAGGTGGATCATCGACGCCCTCGATCCCGTCGGAGGTGTGGGCGATCTCGACCCCTGGCTCGACTCGATCGGTGTTGACAGGGCCACGCGCGACGCAATCCGTCGTCGGTTCGTGATGGTGTGACGAGGTGTGTCGTCCCGGCGCCCCGATAGGGGCGCCAGGGACAGACACTTGCGAGTCAGC
This genomic stretch from Acidimicrobiales bacterium harbors:
- a CDS encoding LysR family transcriptional regulator, with the protein product MNLDTESLRTFLAVLDLGGPSRAAVHLGLSQSAVSWKIKRLEDKVGRPLLVRTGHSLRPTRDGALVMEEARRIVEAHDELVDRLSRSDLTGRVRLGATEEVSSVCVSAVLAGFNRRHPEAWVEFFVDRNLDLEDMMRRGALDIAVLQLGEQVPKGDVVLVRDELVWVCSPDAPYATGDVPLITFGPRGFYGPIARASLDAAGIDYWTAFSGPSSAGVLAAVEAGLGVALLSRRAVGGNVIEWPRSSRLPALAQGNTVARVAPGQPSEVASELLGDLVSELAAALEAEAVSWPAQR
- a CDS encoding RimK/LysX family protein, with the translated sequence MVARRSAPKPKAIVGWREWVALTELGGAVVKAKVDTGARTSAIHAYRISTYESDGLTIARFQIHPVQKRKRPVLAVEAPVVDRRHVRSSNGSVEERLVVRTPIEMGQHRFSIDLTLTNRDEMGFRMLLGRSALKRRFLVDPGRSYVTGRPAEDSETAAGS
- a CDS encoding succinylglutamate desuccinylase/aspartoacylase family protein; translation: MNPYSIAGATIDPGTRSELELRPAQLPSGGWMSIPLVVLHGVTEGPTMWLTGAIHGDEIVGVEIIRRVLNTADPTKMAGTVLACPVVNVPGFANSERYFPDRRDLNRSFPGSNRGSLASRFARVLMDQVIRRGDVGIDFHTGSDHRANHPQIRADLSDQSTSDLAHAFGAPLSIHARVRDGSLREAAVNAGVTTLLYEGGGASRFDSQAVEVGTAGVLRVMQRIGQLQPGDQSTSEPPETTVVRRSHWVRSPRSGIARVEVELGQHLVPRQPVATVTDAYGSWEWTIRARSHAVVIGRNERPVVHQGDALVHLGTPVDQTQDG
- a CDS encoding tyrosine-protein phosphatase, giving the protein MADLFIDPGIDPFIEVDGTFNFRDVGGRHTRDGGKTRTGVLYRSAALDRLTERGRTVLDSLGIGLVVDVRSLAELERHGRFAFEGSSIEWHHVDSGFGPPVAAERPGDNEVFEADDPMSVVFRMIVEVADSLLATPLQLFARTDQPMVFHCTSGKDRTGFIAFLVQMIAGVDPEDAFEDFELSAAAMGTVRADMEARFPEMAKLEPHKLDRMAGADRRWIIDALDPVGGVGDLDPWLDSIGVDRATRDAIRRRFVMV